CGGCAAAGGTGGGCGAGTCAAAGCCCGCATCCCTTTCAGCGACGGCCGAGAGAAGCTGAGCATCCGTGAACCGACCGCTCAAGCGAATCGCATCGACGTCGAGGTAGTCGCGCGCCTCAGCCCGCGAGTACAGGGCGCTCACCTTATTGCCGACCGCGTCCTCAACGCTTAACACTGGCCCGACGGCGAGAGCGACGGGATCCTGCTGGCGCCAATCGACTGCGAGATCCATGTCGACTGAGTGACCCGTCGTGGTGGTAATGCGCAGTTGTGCGAATCGAGGAGCCCGACGCACATTTTCCACTGACAAGCCGGTGATTTCCATTTCCAGCACCAACCCGTCGACCGCGGACTCGAACGATTCGGGATCGGGGTCGTTCGTGAAAAGATCTACGTCTTGCGTTGGCCGATTCATGAAGCCGTGCTCCCGAATTGCACCAGAGCCGGCAAGCGCAAACGCGTGATCTCGCAGTGCGGTCAGAGCAAGCTGCGTGAGATCCCATTGCAGCTGAAGATCGTCGCTCACGCAGCGGCCAATACCGGAAAACGATTCTCCCAAAGCACCCGGACACGAGCAGGCAACAGCAACTCAGGCCAGATCGAAACCAGCAGGCCAGGGTTCAAAATCTCGGCCTGATCCTTGACCCGCCCCTCTCGGAGCGCCGCCTGGTAGGCCTCAACGACATCCGACTCGTTGTTGAGATCGAATCTGTGAGCGGGCCCCCAGTACACGTTCAGCGGGAGCGCCATGAGACCCTCTGCGGGCCCGTGGAGCTGAGACAGCTCTTCAGGCGCGTCGTACGGCTTGATGTCGCGGTAGAACACCCGCTCATCAACAACAGCACCTGCCTGCTCGGTCATGGGTCGATTCTAGTCCGCCGATCGGAATTACCTGAGGCTCTCTCGGGACCACATCGCCAGGCGACGGGCCTACTCCGAGTCGTACAGTGTCGAGTCCAGCACCATCCGCGCCATCCCCTTCGCAACCTCCGCCGGCGCCGCCGTCCTGTCCATCTGCGCCGTAGTGTTCGCCCCGTCGTACAGCACGACGAGCTGGTCGGCGAGCACGCGAGGTGAGACAGCACCCGCCGCAACGGCCAGCGAACCGAACAGCTCGTGAACCCACCCCCGGAACTTCCCCGCCGCCAGATCCTCCGGGCTCCCCGGCAACGCCTCCGCGGTTGCGTTCATGAACGCACACCCCCGAAACCCGGGCGCAGCAACCAGCGTCCCGAGCTCGTCGAACACGGCCAGAATCTTCGACCGCGGATCGTCGGCCGCATCCATTCCCCGCTGCACGACCTCCATCCACGCCTGGTGACGGTTGAAGAGGTACGTCTCGATCAGCTGGTCTTTGCCCCCGAAGATGTAATAGAGGGAGCCCTTCGCGACGCCCGCCTTCTCGATGACCCGGTCGATACCGACCGTGTGGATGCCTTCGTTGTAGAAGAGCTCATCGGATGCCGCCAGCAGGCGGTCGCGCGCCGACGGCTTCTGCGTTGCGGGAGTCACTGACGTCCTGGCCATGATCGATGATGTCGAACAGATCTGTCCAAAGCCCCGGCCCGTCCCGCCCGCCGCGTTCAGCCGCGGATGAGGTCGAACTCGTTGCCCTCGGGGTCTGCAAGCGTCGTCCACGCCTCGAACGAAGCGCGCACGGTCGCACCCAACCCGACCACCCGCGCAAGCTCCGCATCGAACGCGGTCGTCACGAGGTCGAAGTGGATGCGGTTCTTCACCGTCTTAGCCTCGGGCACCCGATGGAACATCAGCGTCGGCCCACTCGACGGGTCGTCGCCCGGCGCGATCGATGCCGATTCACTGCTCGCCCCCGGGTTCACCGTGCGCCTGAGGAGGGCCGCCCAGAAGTCGGCCGAGACGGCCGCATCCTGAGTGTCGTATCTGATGCCAAAGAGGGTTGTCGGGATGGTCATCGTTCCTTCTTCTTTCGTCTGTTCAGACTCTGGATGCTGCGGACCACCGGTCGGCGTCTAAACCGCCGTGCGCCCACCGTCGACGGCGATCACGGCACCGGTGATGTAACTCGAGCGCGGTGAGACGAGGAACCCCACGACCTCGGCGATCTCCGACGCCTGCGCAGCGCGCCCGAGGAGGGTCGTCTTGCCAAGAGCCTCGGTGTTCGCCCTGTCGGCAGCACCCGTGTACACCGGTCCGGGGGCGACCGCATTCACGCGCACACCGCGCGGGCTGTACTCGGCGGCCCAGGCCTGGGTGAACGACGACATCGCGGCTTTCGTCGCGTCGTACGCCGCTCCCCCGGCGAGCCCGATGATGCCGGCCATGCTCGACAGGTTGCTGACGTTGCCTTCACCGCGAGCGACCTTCGCCGGCGCCAGCGCACCGGTCAGCAGGAACGCCGCCTGCACATTGCTCGCGAACAGGCGGTCGAACGTCTCGGGGTCGAGATCGGCCGACGCCCCGAACCAAGAGAAGCCCGCATTGTTGATGAGGATGTCGACCTCGCCGGCATCCTTGGCGAGTTGGATGCCCGCAGCCGGGTCCCCGAGATCAGCCGGCACGAAGCGTGCGTGGCCACCCGAGAGCTCAATCTCTTCGATGACCTGCACCGCGCGTCCGGCATCCCGCCCGTGCACCAGCACCGTCGCCCCCTGTGCCGCGAGCTGAAGGGCAATCGCGCGCCCGATGCCCGACGTGGCTCCGGTCACGAGGGCGGTCTTGCCCTCGAGGTCGCGAACTGTTGTCTCCGTGTGGAGTTCAAGACCGGTGGCGTGGATTCATTCGATACCTACTTCGGGCTAAAAAAAGATCTCGAACGCTTGCACGGGCGTGGCGTTGATCTGGTCATGTCCGACGCCGTGCGCAACCCCTTCTTCGCGGCCTCGGCCGCATCCCACGCCGAGGAACTCTATGCAGCGTGAGTCGGAGGCGCTGCTGTGTGATGTCTGCGACACCAGAGTCCGCATCATGGGCTGCAACCAAAATGAATCGCGCAACTGATTTTGGCTGTGACGACGAAGAGATCGAGCTGACCAGGCTCGCTGCTCGTCGGATCCCATCATGGCGTTGGAACAATGATTTAATTAATCCAAGCGTCGAGCTTTGCGCACGACCCACCACGACCTGATGCCGCCCCTACGGACGGCCGGGGCGGGCTGCGCATTTCCGTTCGTCGGGAACATGTGCCTAATGCTCCCCGGAATCTCCGTCGGAGAAGTGGAAGGTGTGACGCTGTTCATCACGGGCAAATCGGCGGGTAAATTGCCTGAGCGCTCATGAACCTGGGTGTTCTGATCAAGTGGTCTAGCCCGGCTAGGACAACGATGTCATTGCTTTTGCGCAGTTGCTCACGCGACTTTCTGAGCAGAAGAAAGCCTACGACCAGCGCCACCAGAATAGCTCCGTCCATGATCAAGCCAAAGTCGCCTGGCCAAAAGACGAATCGATCCGCACTCCAGAGCTTGCAGCCGACAGACGCTATCAGGACGGCCAGAGGCAGCGAGATCATTAAACGAAAGTTGGACTCCGATTCGGCTCGCTCATAGGCGTCCCACATGTCCTTGTTCGCCGCTTGTAGCTGAACAGCCATGGATGGCACATCTTCAGTGAGCGTGTTTCCGAGCCAAGCTCTCACGCTCTGTCGATCTTGGTCATTCCAATCATCATCAGGTTCACCCGCCGCGAACTTCGGCCCCACCAAGGTAGCAACTTTCTTGCGTTCAACCTTTAGCCCTTCGAGTAGCAAAGTGATCATGTCGGCTTCGCGATCGAACCTCTCCTGACTCGTCTTCGTAAGTTTCGCGCCGGTAGGCATAATCCAATTTGGATGAATCGCGCTTGTTACCACTCCGATGATGTAGGCGACAAACGTGACAGATGCGATCAGCACAGTTACTCCGATCGCCTCGTTCAAAGCGTAAAACTGAGCGATGAGACCTGTCGCTTGATCTTCGGTAGGAATGAGGTAGCCAAAAATTACCCAGAGAGTCGCGAGCCAGAGGTAGCCCGCTGCCAACGGAGTCCTAAGCTCCCTGAATCCAGGCAGGATGCTCGAAAGCACGATAGAACCCCTTCGCCGCGTCACTCAGACACATGTTTAAACCTGACCACCCGGAAACAAATAGGACGTACGTCAGGTCGGTGGATGAAGCCCTGACAAGCGTATCGAGCAGATGGTGCGGGGGGCGCACCTGTCTTGATACGCCCAAGCGAGCTGAATGTCTTTAATCACCCAATCCAAGTCGCGGAAAAACCTACCTCGGCCGGTGCGGAATCGACATAGCTCGGTCGACACCCGCGGAAAACTCTGGGCGTGTTCGAGGATTCCTCACATATGGAAACGGTCACCTACTACTCAGCGCAGTGTTACGTCCTGCGACGGCGCGATCGGTTCGAACTTTTACTAATGGCAAGGATCGCTCAACTCGAGATTACCTACAGGGCGAAGGATAGATTGAGTTCTGCGGACGACTCCTCCGAGCTGGCGGTGCCTCCTCGACGTTACTGAGGATGGGACCGCGTACAAGGGATCTCGAGCTCGCAGCCGGAAAGATGGCAAGCTCTGGGCCGCCATGACGAGGCAGGCCGGGCTACTGCCGCGATCACTCCGGCCAGAACGACAGACCATATCCGGTAAACGCGCTGGTTGAGCGCCTGAGCGTTCAGCCCGGTCAACTTCCATAGCAAGACCAACTCACTGTGCAGCCCGAGAGTGATATTAACGTCATCATCCGCTCAGGCTACGAATGCGCGAGCGAGAACAAAGCCGTGTTGCTAAGCAGCACTGACTTTCTAACCGCACTGCCTGCTAGAAAATTTGCAATTGTCACGTCAGTGAAACAAAGTTCAATCAGTCGGTAGCGATATCGTGCATTTGTGGACATAGGGGAATTTCTCAGAGCTGTCTCGGCCAACTTTGTCAAAGGAGCTGCGACGAACACCAGTCCAGCTGTCAAACTCCTTAACACTGCGGACGAGGCACTCTCCTCCCACACTCCGGAGGGATTCCTGGTCAAGGGAAGCGGCGGCAAGGGAAATACGACGACGACACCCTGGGTCGCTTTTATGGACACTGACGAGACCATCGATCCTCAAACAGGGATGTACTTGGTCTACATTTTTAAGCCTACTTTGGATGAAGTTGTTCTGACCTTGAATCAGGGAGTCTCTGGTTTGAGCAAACGACTTGGAACGAAGGTCGCGAAAGACCAGCTTCTCAGCGATGCCGCTCTCATCCGAGCCGGGCTCTCGGATACTGATTTGCTCGGGCTAGAACCGGTCGTGGATTTTCGTGTATCAAGATTCCCCCAAATCGGGTATTCGGTCGCGAATATCGCAGCTCGAACCTACCGAATGGCGAATTTACCGCCCGAAGAATCACTTCGCCTGGATCTAGTACGGTTCGTATCACTCTACGGAACTGCTCTCGCCGTCAAGCGGGATTTGCTTCTTAGACAGCCAGGCGACCTGCACGTACCGAGCCCGCGTGGCTATGTGAAACCGAATGAGTGGGAGCGAGAATTTCGCCCCAAGAATCACGCTGACTACCTTCAAGTTTTTGAACAAAGAACGTATGTCAAAACTCGCAAACATGAGCTCCTAATTCGCGAGTTCGGTGAACTCAAGTCGATCAACGCACTAAATCCGTCAACAAATGTTCATCCGCGCGACATGACCCTTATCGACGGGCCCGAAGAATGGCTCGTTGAAGCGAAGGTCATACGCAATGGAGTCGTCACAGATGCCGTGCGTGGCGCGATCGGGCAACTTTTCGAGTACCGGTACTCGTTCTACAGCAACCAACCGCCTCGCATGCTGGCTCTCTTCTCGGAGCCGATCGGCAGCTACTTCATGGACCTGCTTGAATCGCTAGGAATTGCTAGCGTGTCGAGAACCATCGATGGCTGGCAATATTCGCCCTCTTGTCCCCAACCTTGGTCATCACGTCAGTAATGCTCGCCAGGTCCAGCTCGAGAATCTACGCGCTATCGTCAAATAGATAAGTTCGAAATTGATCTTTCAATCCGGCAACGGCCGCTGAGAGAGGTCTATGCGGTTAGACCTAGCCCCAATCCCAGCGTCCTGTAAATGGCGATGAGCGCTTCGGAGGCAATGCGGTATTCCGTGCGGTGATAGCGGTCGGGCTCCTCGAGTGGAACAGCAACCACAAGACCAATCTCTCGAAGGGACATCAGCTGGTGTTGGACCGCGCCGACCCCTAGCCCGAGCCGGCTCATAAGCTCGCCGCGCGTCTGCGGGCCATCGATATTCAGCGAAGCCAGAACGGCCATGCGCGTTGGCGTCGCCTGAAGTAAACGGGCGACCTCAGCGAGAGCTGGATCCATTTTCGGTTGAGGTCCTCCGCGTGACATGAATCTATTGTGCCGCTATTGACTAATGAGGATTTATCTAGAAACATAGTATGTAGCTAGATGGCTGATGAAAGGGAAAGATGGACAACCAAATATGGCTTCGAGGCAGGTTACGATCGGATCCCGTAGAGATGGACGGAACAGGTCTCGTCGTTGCGGCCTTCGTCCTTGAGAACGAGCAGAAAGCACAGGGCAAGAGGGGTCGACCGAAGAGTGAGATCGTGCCGTGGTGCGATGTAGTGTGCGAGGGCGAGTTAGCATCCAACGTCCTCAGCAGTGTGATCGAAGGAGACTATGTACTCGTCAGGGGAGAACTGCGCGTGCATCGATTGCATCCTGTCGATGATGCACGCGACTCTGTGATGATGTCGGTCCGCGCGGAAAGCATCGGGCTCGACTTACACACCGGAGTTACGAAACCTCTGCACATGCACCGGAACTGAAAC
Above is a genomic segment from Subtercola boreus containing:
- a CDS encoding MrcB family domain-containing protein, translated to MDIGEFLRAVSANFVKGAATNTSPAVKLLNTADEALSSHTPEGFLVKGSGGKGNTTTTPWVAFMDTDETIDPQTGMYLVYIFKPTLDEVVLTLNQGVSGLSKRLGTKVAKDQLLSDAALIRAGLSDTDLLGLEPVVDFRVSRFPQIGYSVANIAARTYRMANLPPEESLRLDLVRFVSLYGTALAVKRDLLLRQPGDLHVPSPRGYVKPNEWEREFRPKNHADYLQVFEQRTYVKTRKHELLIREFGELKSINALNPSTNVHPRDMTLIDGPEEWLVEAKVIRNGVVTDAVRGAIGQLFEYRYSFYSNQPPRMLALFSEPIGSYFMDLLESLGIASVSRTIDGWQYSPSCPQPWSSRQ
- a CDS encoding single-stranded DNA-binding protein gives rise to the protein MDNQIWLRGRLRSDPVEMDGTGLVVAAFVLENEQKAQGKRGRPKSEIVPWCDVVCEGELASNVLSSVIEGDYVLVRGELRVHRLHPVDDARDSVMMSVRAESIGLDLHTGVTKPLHMHRN
- a CDS encoding VOC family protein — its product is MTIPTTLFGIRYDTQDAAVSADFWAALLRRTVNPGASSESASIAPGDDPSSGPTLMFHRVPEAKTVKNRIHFDLVTTAFDAELARVVGLGATVRASFEAWTTLADPEGNEFDLIRG
- a CDS encoding SDR family NAD(P)-dependent oxidoreductase, producing MTGATSGIGRAIALQLAAQGATVLVHGRDAGRAVQVIEEIELSGGHARFVPADLGDPAAGIQLAKDAGEVDILINNAGFSWFGASADLDPETFDRLFASNVQAAFLLTGALAPAKVARGEGNVSNLSSMAGIIGLAGGAAYDATKAAMSSFTQAWAAEYSPRGVRVNAVAPGPVYTGAADRANTEALGKTTLLGRAAQASEIAEVVGFLVSPRSSYITGAVIAVDGGRTAV
- a CDS encoding transcriptional regulator, with translation MTEQAGAVVDERVFYRDIKPYDAPEELSQLHGPAEGLMALPLNVYWGPAHRFDLNNESDVVEAYQAALREGRVKDQAEILNPGLLVSIWPELLLPARVRVLWENRFPVLAAA
- a CDS encoding ArsR/SmtB family transcription factor encodes the protein MDPALAEVARLLQATPTRMAVLASLNIDGPQTRGELMSRLGLGVGAVQHQLMSLREIGLVVAVPLEEPDRYHRTEYRIASEALIAIYRTLGLGLGLTA
- a CDS encoding TetR/AcrR family transcriptional regulator, with amino-acid sequence MTPATQKPSARDRLLAASDELFYNEGIHTVGIDRVIEKAGVAKGSLYYIFGGKDQLIETYLFNRHQAWMEVVQRGMDAADDPRSKILAVFDELGTLVAAPGFRGCAFMNATAEALPGSPEDLAAGKFRGWVHELFGSLAVAAGAVSPRVLADQLVVLYDGANTTAQMDRTAAPAEVAKGMARMVLDSTLYDSE
- a CDS encoding nucleotidyl transferase AbiEii/AbiGii toxin family protein, whose translation is MSDDLQLQWDLTQLALTALRDHAFALAGSGAIREHGFMNRPTQDVDLFTNDPDPESFESAVDGLVLEMEITGLSVENVRRAPRFAQLRITTTTGHSVDMDLAVDWRQQDPVALAVGPVLSVEDAVGNKVSALYSRAEARDYLDVDAIRLSGRFTDAQLLSAVAERDAGFDSPTFAGQLEQVIRIRPDRVERYGVSAEQLEAIGQRFVLWAAEIRS
- a CDS encoding DNA polymerase III subunit beta; its protein translation is MEFKTGGVDSFDTYFGLKKDLERLHGRGVDLVMSDAVRNPFFAASAASHAEELYAA